A region of Streptomyces sp. WMMC500 DNA encodes the following proteins:
- a CDS encoding SDR family NAD(P)-dependent oxidoreductase, which translates to MTTFALVGAGSGLGLATARRFGREGFDIALVSRSQDRLAGLVAELDRDGVRARGFAADVRDHRALTAALDAAAVTLGAIEVLQYSPLPRADFMKPVLDTTAADLDAPLDFSAKGPVTSVNAVLPGMRDLGRGTLLFVNGGTAVRPHPDRAGTSMAFAAESAYAAMLHEVLAPENIHAAQLVIPGAISPDAEHSSPAVLAERLYAIHTERGAFRHYAEPLPD; encoded by the coding sequence GTGACCACTTTCGCCCTCGTCGGTGCCGGCTCCGGTCTGGGGCTGGCGACCGCCCGCCGCTTCGGCCGCGAAGGCTTCGACATCGCCCTCGTCTCGCGCAGTCAGGACCGCCTCGCCGGCCTGGTCGCCGAACTGGACCGGGACGGCGTCCGCGCCCGCGGCTTCGCCGCCGACGTGCGCGACCACCGGGCCCTGACCGCGGCCCTGGACGCCGCGGCCGTCACGCTCGGTGCGATCGAAGTCCTGCAGTACAGCCCCCTGCCCCGCGCCGACTTCATGAAGCCGGTCCTGGACACCACCGCCGCCGACCTGGACGCCCCGCTGGACTTCTCCGCCAAGGGCCCGGTCACCAGCGTCAACGCCGTCCTGCCCGGCATGCGGGACCTGGGACGCGGCACACTGCTGTTCGTCAACGGCGGCACCGCGGTCCGTCCGCACCCGGACCGGGCGGGCACCTCGATGGCGTTCGCCGCCGAGAGCGCCTACGCGGCGATGCTCCACGAGGTCCTCGCCCCGGAGAACATCCACGCCGCCCAGTTGGTCATCCCCGGTGCGATCAGCCCCGATGCCGAGCACTCCAGCCCGGCGGTGCTGGCCGAGCGGCTGTACGCCATCCACACCGAGCGCGGCGCCTTCCGGCACTACGCCGAGCCGCTGCCCGACTGA